In Terriglobia bacterium, the sequence AGGCCCGGGGCCAGCTCGTCGAAGCGCAGGGACAGCTTAATTACGCGGAGACATTGCTGGACGCGACACTCATTCGCGCGCCCGTCAGTGGAACCATTCTTGAGCGCACCGCGGAGAAGGGCGAACTGGTCACGTCGCAATTCGCCAGCGGGGCGGAAGGCGGTCCGCGTGGTTCCGTCGTGACCCTGGCGGACTTGAATGACCTCCAGGTCGAACTCGACATCAGTCAGGACGACTTCGCCAAACTCACCCCCCAACAGCGGGGGATCGTCACGACCGACGCGTTTCCAGACCGAAAGTACGATGGGACCATCGACGAAATCTCCCCGGAAGCAAACCGCCAGAAAGCCACCGTCCAGGTCAAGGTCAAGATCCTAAGTCCGGACGAATACCTCCGACCCGAAATGAATGCGAAGGTGGCGTTTTTGCCGAGCCAAGGAGATAACAAAACGCCCCGCGGATCGAATGCGGCGCTTGTCCCTCAAAACGCCGTCCGCGATCGTGAGGGGAAGAAGTATGTCCTGATCGCGTTCGACGGGAAGGTTCTGGCCCGCGAGGTCCGGATGGCGGGTCAGCGCAGCGGGGGCGTCATGGTCGAGGGACTGACGGGCGGCGAAAATATCATCGTGAACCCACCGGCCGGATTGAAAGAAGGGAACCGGATCCGGCTGAAGGAATCCAAGTGAAAGGACCTTGTTGATGCCGACCGTTGCAGAGGAGCCGAAGGGAACCGCCGCCATTCCCAAAAGGATTGTTCAGGCGCGCGGTGTAAGCCGCGTATTCCGGCGCGACAGTTTTGAGGTCAAGGCTTTGGATGAGGCTTCCCTGGAGATCACGGCGGGGGACTTCCTCGCTTTGATGGGTCCCTCGGGCTCCGGCAAGACCACCCTGCTGAATCTGAT encodes:
- a CDS encoding efflux RND transporter periplasmic adaptor subunit, whose translation is MPIDTKYDELKNLKIDRASGTNNASGWSKRYILIGIAVVVVLSLSMLAYRVLTPAATEVEVTRAVVDSATSSSIILNAAGYIVAHHKINVNSKVTGRIAWIGVEKGDKVKQDQVLVRLEDREFRAQVEQARGTAAAAAARLKALETGSRPQEIAGALHNLEQARANLVNAKATLDRTRDLVAQGVFTHQQLDDAIGRYDSAREQASSLEKVYELVRIGPRQEDIDQARGQLVEAQGQLNYAETLLDATLIRAPVSGTILERTAEKGELVTSQFASGAEGGPRGSVVTLADLNDLQVELDISQDDFAKLTPQQRGIVTTDAFPDRKYDGTIDEISPEANRQKATVQVKVKILSPDEYLRPEMNAKVAFLPSQGDNKTPRGSNAALVPQNAVRDREGKKYVLIAFDGKVLAREVRMAGQRSGGVMVEGLTGGENIIVNPPAGLKEGNRIRLKESK